Part of the Lichenicola cladoniae genome is shown below.
GGCGATGCTGCCCATCAACCTGGCAGACAAGCTGTCGCAATTCTCCAGCCACTGGTCACCCAGGATCGTCTCGGGCTTCAACGGGAACGACGTCATGGTGGTCAAGCTCAAGGGCGAGTTCACCTGGCATTCGCACCCGGACACCGATGATCTCTTCCTTGTCCTGAAAGGAATATTGACGATCAGGCTCCGCGACGGCGATGTGCAGCTCGGACCGGGCGAGTTGTATGTCGTTCCCAGGGGTGTCGAGCACTGCCCGTTCGCCGAGGAGGAGGTCCACCTGCTTCTGATCGAACCGGCTGGAACGCCCAACACCGGCGATGTTGCCACCGCGGTGTTGAAGGAATTTATCTGATCGCTGCGGCGGCGTTGCCTGGCGCCTCGATGTCGCTCGCGCCGAACCCGCCGCCGCCGGGTGTCGCCACCGCGAATACGTCCCCGGGCATCAGCGATGCCTGCGTCACGCCCTCGACGGTTTCCCGTGTTCCGTCCGTGCGCTCGATCCATTGTCGTCCGGCCGCGCCGTCGAGGCCGCCGGCGAGACCGAATGGGGCGACGCTGCGTCGCGACGAGACCAGCATGACATCCATCGGCTCCAGGAAGCGCAACCGTCGCAGCAGGCCGTCGCCCCCGGGATGCGCACCGCCACCGCCGGACCCGCGGCGGATCGCGAATTCCTCGACCCGAACCGGGAAGCGCATTTCCATCACTTCCGGATCGGTCATGCGCGTGTTGGTCATGTGGCTCTGCACGCCGTCGGCACCGTCGAACTCCGGACCGGCGCCGGTGCCGCCGCCGATGGTTTCGTAATACTGTCGGGTGGCGTCGCCGAAGGTCAGGTTGTTCATCGTCGCCTGCGCCGATGCACACGCACCGAACGCACCCAGGAGCGCATTGGCGATCGCCTGCGACAACTCGGTATTGCCCGACACCACCGCGGCGCCCGGATGCGGATCGAGGAAGCTCCCCCGCGGAACGATGATCTCGATCGGCCGCAAGCAGCCGTCATTGAGCGGGATCTCGTCGTCCACCAGGCAGCGCAAAACATAAAGGATCGATGCGCGCACCACTGCCGGCGGCGCGTTGAAATTGCCCGGCCGCTGGGCGTCGGTGCCGGTGAAGTCGATACGGGCTCTGCGTGCGGCGCGGTCGATGGTGACCGCCAGCCGCAACGTCGCACCGTCATCCAGCCTGTACTCGCGGGCGCCATCCTGTAGCCGGTCGAGCAGGCGGCGGACCGCATGCTCGGCATTGTCCATGACGTGGCCTGCATAATCCTCGACCGCGATCCAGCCGTAACGTGCCGCGGCACGCAGCAGCGCGGTCGAACCGGCCGCGTTGGCGGCGACCTGCGCCGTGATGTCGGCGACGTTCATGTCCGGGTTGCGGGCAGGGAAGGGTGCGTGCGCGAGCAGGTCGCGGAACGCCTGTTCCCGGAAACTTCCCTGCTCGATCAGCAGGAAATCGTCGATGACGACGCCTTCCTGGTCCAGCCTGGTGGAAAACGGTGGCACCGAGCCCGGCGTGATGCCGCCGATATCGGCATGGTGGCCGCGGCTGCCGACAAAAAAGCGCGGACCCGTGCCGTCCGGATCGAACACCGGGGTGATCACCGTGATGTCCGGCAGGTGGGTGCCGCCGGCATACGGGTCGTTCAATGCGACCGCATCGCCCGGACGCAGCGTGCCGCCACGCGTACGGATCACCCGGCGAACGCTCTCGCCCATTGCGCCGAGATGCACCGGCACGTGCGGCGCGTTGGCGATCAGCCGTCCGGCGGCATCGA
Proteins encoded:
- a CDS encoding cupin domain-containing protein, which gives rise to MLPINLADKLSQFSSHWSPRIVSGFNGNDVMVVKLKGEFTWHSHPDTDDLFLVLKGILTIRLRDGDVQLGPGELYVVPRGVEHCPFAEEEVHLLLIEPAGTPNTGDVATAVLKEFI